The following are encoded together in the Pyramidobacter piscolens W5455 genome:
- the recQ gene encoding DNA helicase RecQ produces the protein MDEKLKILKRYFGYSSFRPGQEKTIDALIGGRDTFAVMPTGAGKSICYQIPALLGRGVSLVVSPLVSLMKDQVMSLVQMGVKAAYINSSLTPAQIRVVLDRACGGQYKIIYVAPERLLTGGFLQFARNAPLDYVTVDEAHCVSKWGQDFRPSYLDVRTFIAKLPRRPVLGAFTATATAEVREDVVDLLGLERPYKVVTGFDRKNLFYEVRHPSDRRAELLRIVRDFSGRSGIVYCATRKNVDEICGMLRERNIPAARYHAGLDDAERSRSQDDFINDRVGVMVATNAFGMGIDKSNVSYVVHYNMPGDMESYYQEAGRAGRDGEPARCILLYGAQDVRTQLFFIEHMGENSAPGDRNQDELQELARIRLKGMIDYCFTSGCLRAFILKYFGEEPPSRCDNCGNCQRVLEQVDVTIDAQKILSCVKRAHEAWGVKVIMDVLRGSKAAKLHENGLDRLTTYGIMEDVCEQRLRDIIFYLVQEKYLASSGGQYPRLILGERAAEVLRDRRNISAALPQVESRAARSEKKKRMQAQMASGSQPELYERLKSLRFEIARAKGVPAFMVFTNAALTDMSEKTPRDIDEFLEVSGVGERKAAEYGERFVAAIKDWLRERRPSAEK, from the coding sequence GTGGATGAAAAACTGAAAATCTTGAAGCGGTATTTTGGCTACTCTTCCTTCCGTCCCGGCCAGGAAAAAACGATCGACGCGCTGATCGGCGGGCGGGACACCTTCGCCGTGATGCCGACCGGCGCGGGAAAGTCCATTTGCTATCAGATCCCGGCGCTTTTGGGGCGCGGCGTGTCGCTGGTCGTCTCGCCGCTGGTGTCGCTGATGAAAGATCAGGTCATGTCTCTTGTGCAGATGGGCGTGAAGGCGGCTTATATCAACAGTTCGCTGACGCCGGCGCAGATCCGCGTCGTTCTTGACCGGGCTTGCGGCGGACAGTACAAGATCATCTACGTCGCTCCCGAGCGTCTGCTGACGGGCGGCTTTTTGCAGTTCGCGCGGAACGCGCCGCTCGATTACGTGACGGTCGACGAAGCGCATTGCGTTTCCAAATGGGGACAGGACTTCCGTCCCAGTTATCTGGACGTGAGGACATTCATAGCGAAACTGCCGCGGCGGCCGGTGCTCGGCGCCTTTACGGCGACGGCGACGGCGGAAGTCAGGGAAGACGTCGTCGATCTGCTGGGGCTGGAGCGCCCGTACAAAGTGGTGACGGGATTCGACCGGAAGAACCTCTTTTACGAGGTGCGCCATCCGTCCGACCGCCGGGCGGAACTGTTGCGCATCGTCAGGGACTTCTCCGGGCGCAGCGGGATCGTGTACTGCGCCACGCGGAAAAACGTGGACGAAATATGCGGGATGCTTCGGGAACGCAACATTCCCGCCGCGCGTTACCATGCCGGGCTCGACGACGCCGAGCGCTCGCGCAGCCAGGACGACTTCATCAACGACCGCGTCGGCGTCATGGTGGCGACGAACGCCTTCGGCATGGGCATCGACAAGTCGAACGTTTCCTACGTCGTCCATTACAATATGCCCGGCGACATGGAAAGCTATTATCAGGAAGCCGGCCGGGCCGGACGCGACGGCGAACCGGCCCGGTGCATCCTGCTCTACGGCGCGCAGGACGTGCGCACGCAGCTTTTTTTTATCGAACACATGGGCGAAAATTCCGCGCCGGGCGATCGGAACCAGGACGAACTGCAGGAATTGGCGCGGATCCGTCTGAAAGGCATGATCGATTACTGCTTTACTTCCGGCTGCCTGCGCGCCTTTATTTTGAAATATTTCGGCGAGGAACCGCCGTCCCGCTGCGATAACTGCGGCAACTGCCAGAGAGTTCTCGAACAGGTCGACGTCACGATCGACGCGCAGAAGATCCTCTCCTGCGTGAAGCGTGCCCACGAAGCCTGGGGCGTCAAGGTCATCATGGACGTGCTGCGCGGCAGCAAGGCGGCCAAACTGCACGAGAACGGCCTCGACCGGCTGACGACGTACGGCATCATGGAGGACGTTTGCGAACAGCGTCTGCGCGACATTATCTTCTATTTGGTACAGGAAAAATATCTGGCCAGTTCCGGGGGCCAGTATCCGCGCCTGATCCTGGGCGAAAGGGCCGCGGAAGTGCTGCGCGACCGCAGGAACATCTCGGCGGCGCTGCCGCAGGTCGAGAGCCGGGCCGCCCGCAGCGAAAAGAAGAAGCGCATGCAGGCGCAAATGGCTTCCGGTTCTCAGCCGGAACTTTACGAGCGGCTCAAGTCGCTGCGCTTCGAGATCGCCCGCGCCAAAGGCGTGCCCGCCTTTATGGTGTTTACGAACGCCGCGCTGACCGACATGAGCGAAAAGACGCCGCGGGACATCGACGAATTCCTCGAAGTTTCCGGCGTCGGCGAGCGGAAAGCCGCAGAGTACGGCGAACGCTTCGTCGCCGCTATCAAAGACTGGCTGCGCGAACGGCGGCCGTCCGCGGAAAAATAA
- a CDS encoding HPP family protein, translating into MKIGELMDRDLTALHEENTVAEAIETLLRHHMTGLPVLDDDCHVLGFVSEEDVIKSALPDYVSKLPSSAFLPDYGQFSARLAAVGTKPVKDIMHRGCIAFDVDDADFVVAAEMIRRHIKVAPVLKDGVMEGYISRAYLIKRMMRAAKPGSDAEVLDDQH; encoded by the coding sequence GTGAAAATTGGCGAGTTGATGGACCGCGACCTCACGGCGCTGCACGAAGAGAACACCGTGGCGGAAGCGATCGAAACGCTTTTGCGGCATCACATGACGGGCCTTCCGGTGCTCGACGACGACTGCCATGTTCTTGGTTTCGTCAGCGAAGAGGACGTCATCAAATCCGCGCTGCCGGATTATGTCTCCAAGCTCCCCTCTTCGGCGTTCCTGCCCGATTACGGGCAGTTCTCCGCGCGTCTGGCCGCGGTCGGCACCAAGCCGGTGAAGGACATCATGCACCGCGGCTGCATCGCCTTCGATGTGGACGACGCGGATTTCGTCGTCGCGGCGGAAATGATCCGCAGACACATCAAGGTCGCTCCCGTCCTCAAGGACGGCGTGATGGAGGGCTATATCAGCCGCGCCTACCTGATCAAGAGGATGATGCGCGCGGCGAAACCCGGAAGCGACGCGGAAGTTTTGGACGATCAGCACTGA